From Prunus dulcis unplaced genomic scaffold, ALMONDv2, whole genome shotgun sequence, a single genomic window includes:
- the LOC117612732 gene encoding uncharacterized protein LOC117612732: MPQAFIPELAWFKVMLYVATQSSEDLFRMASVCPLFHTLANTPQVWNTISMAKYPDHPSWYHANPAVQHFLQQCRACDNPESIFREAFEVFFMQGNVEALYGMRIAATAGHMEAAYLVGLLGMSGIGQSKEDALEFLCSLNQRNNIDMKGTRDALRRRLS; this comes from the coding sequence ATGCCCCAAGCCTTCATCCCGGAGTTAGCTTGGTTTAAAGTGATGTTATACGTGGCAACCCAATCATCGGAAGATCTCTTCCGTATGGCATCTGTGTGCCCATTGTTCCATACTTTGGCAAACACTCCACAAGTGTGGAACACCATTTCAATGGCAAAGTACCCAGACCATCCTAGCTGGTACCATGCCAATCCTGCGGTCCAGCATTTCTTGCAACAATGCAGGGCTTGCGATAACCCTGAGTCGATATTTAGAGAAGCATTCGAAGTGTTTTTCATGCAGGGTAACGTGGAAGCGTTGTATGGGATGCGCATTGCAGCCACGGCAGGCCATATGGAAGCGGCATATCTAGTTGGACTACTTGGCATGTCCGGAATTGGTCAGTCAAAAGAGGATGCATTAGAATTCTTGTGTTCTTTGAATCAACGTAACAACATTGATATGAAAGGAACCAGGGATGCTTTGAGACGAAGATTAAGCTGA